Below is a window of Pocillopora verrucosa isolate sample1 chromosome 6, ASM3666991v2, whole genome shotgun sequence DNA.
atttcggttgaaatatgtaaaaatatacCATGGTCATTGTTAGACTTTCTCTGAGCTATGTGCAGCTGTTCATGAACTGAAATGGATCCGGGACTTGTGAGGAGATGGTCAAAGTGAGAGCCGAACACGGTCGTCAGTAGTGAGGGGAGGGCTATCTGTAATAATCCACCCCGGGAAATATTCTCAAGCTACtctaaaatgactgaaaaatatgCCGTTATCACCTCACTTTAGTACGTTGGCCGAACATTCTGATTACCTCCTAGATCCGCCACAAAGGAGTGCGTAATTTAttcttaataaataattattttagatatataaaattcatatatttgcactgcggtgaagaaatgaattttaagagatcctcacagctaagaacattactgaactagtagttgaaaataggacctggaaaaaattcaggcccgtacgggatgtgaacccatgacctctgcgataccggtgcagcgctctaccaactgagctaacaagccaattgggagctggtcaatgtgttgggcccaaataaaccatccaagtgacGAATAATgatactagttcagtagtgttcttagctgcgaggatctcttaaattcgtttcttcaccacagtgcaaatatatgaattttatatatctaaaatcattctTCTGTGGTTGGAGTGGAGAATTCACGCTGTCTTTGGAGGAGAAATTGAAGGTGCAGCCTGTGTATTTCTGCGATGGAACGGGAGCAGCATAACTGAAGGCTTCCATGCGGTAATGAGACTGCAATGGAAAACGTGGTGGAATATGGAGACAGACAATGAAAATCAACGCCGTTTTAGTATTTTATACACTGAACATTTCTCTtatacaaagaagtaaaaaaataagtataatagaagtaaaaaaataagtacAATAGAAACTGCATTAAATTGTCCGAGGCATTAAGTAAAATACGCCCTAAACGGAGACAGTATGATGAACCCAATTACTCCCAAGACTGATCATAATTTAAACTCTCCTCACAGTATTAACACCGACAAACATGGTGTCTAAAAGAATTCTAGAATATCAAACTGGTGGATAGTTTTTTACTAGAAACGTGATGTTACATCGAGTTCTCGGAATAGGCAACAAAGAGAAACACACTCTTATCAGTTGGGAGATTTTCcttcagaacttgggagttcaTGACTTAATAtaaactaaggtaaatgaacaattatctccaactttaaagaaaaatagcataAAAACACTTCACACGAAATACACATAACGGGTTCTAATTACAAAGCGTACTCTAAATACCTAAGTATAAGttcttaaaactaaaaaaaaatcttcaaattatgctaaggtaaatttaaagcaaagaagaaagtttgaacagctaattttcaaaaattaaaagttttatcCTGAGGCCTGAGCCTTTTCAACTACAGACTTGGTTTACATTTATTCATGaaccttttcaccaaaatatttCCCATCGAGGACTACATGGCTTACTTTAACTGCTTCTCTAATTAATGGGCATAAATATTTTCTAACtagaaacaacaaattccaTGTCACATACATCAAACGTCACAGCTATGGAAACTTCAGTTATAGTCAACTCTGCGTCGCTGTTTCCTAGTTTAGATTACATGGACAATTTTTAACCTCTCTCTCTTGGTTCCTCAAAACGAACAGATAAGTGTTTGATAAAACCGACTAAAATTGACCAAACTCATTTGATGACCAGCCTTTTGACCTGATGTCGGCCTGTTCTctgagaaatttcaatttttgtttcaacatttgaaaGAGTCATATTATAAAAGTCAAGCGGGTGGAAAACAATTGTAGGCCGGGCCTACGGGATTAGAGGCTGGCTACACCTTTAAAAGTAGGTCTTATTTCTCTAACATATGTTCAGTAGATTCAATAACATCATCTCTAatgtttacttcttcaaatttagcttagaatggcaatcttggcactgatAGAATTAGATTACATCaaaatagattgaaaaaaatcaatttttcttgtgAAGATAATCTCAAtttgtaacaaagtaatttatgatgtAGAAAAATCGTCAAGTTTCATCAACATCTGGCTGCAAATCttgcaaatcaaatttttggaaataaaaaaattcgcCAACTTTAGCAAATGACGAATTGTTTCTTCGCTTATAAAAAGCTTAGAGCATAAAGATAATTAAAACCCAGTGGACAAGCTTCTGGTTatgtaaaagaagaaaaaaccttTAAACTGTTGTCCATACAACTGATTGTAATGCAGGAATAGAGCTGAGTGTCATTTTGACAAAACGAAAATCTCGTATTCGCGTTCAACTATTGTAGGCATTCATAACAAAAGCCTTGTTACATTTCGTTCTCTTCCcaagcatttaaatttgtaaaggtaataaaaaaagacGATTCCATTGAccaaaatgtaataaaatagtCTGATTTTATTCCTTCACCAAAGTAAAGTTACACATCTCTAGTTCCATTCGACAAAAAGtagaaagtaatgaaaaaatagccaaaatagagaaacatttaACCCCTCTAAGTTCATGCGTCATTCtttttgagatgaaaaaaaaacaagttttcatttatttaattctgtattcaaattttctctttcctttgccatGAAGTCAAAagtgacgtcatctccaatcagcaaaaagggaGCCCAGTGTTTCATGTCGCGGAACTGGTCTGATTCTCTAAGGCTTCtcatggccaggttcagtgactcGCTTGCAGGTTCACTTTCGGCAAGGTGTcgataaaagcatttcatgaactcAAGAGTAGCCTtgtcatcaatcgcccacaaggacaccacaacagaccgagcaccagcccccataaaagcgcgcgcaatgccaaccacaccttcagccttgatctcgccTCGACCGCTGTGGCAGCAACTAAGTACAACTAGTTTAGCGCGAAGTTGAACATTTGACACATCTCGAatcgttaaaatgtaatcctccttCCTGGTAGGCACAGTAGATGTTCGGTCtgggtcaggtgtaagagcaatttcgccagtttccatacatccgtgtgccgcaaagtgaactaaggaaacggaactgagtcttttcaacacctcacgtttcgtggcttctctgccagtgattggcgtgatattcagaatttttccgatcatttctacttcttcttcagCACGCGGAAGCTGCTCGAGGAGTTTCTCTCCCTTGCTGTCGGTAACCTCGGCTACCCACGGATTTCCTACAAGTAACGCACCACTGCTTTTatgataatcatctgggcaatcggcaATGAGTCTAAGACTCGTTAATGATGGAGCGATTCGGATTCTGAAagattcacacaggtatttagaattaccatccttcaatgcagcgtaaggagcgaGCCACAGGGGTCCATCGGGAATAATGACTAGCTCATCCCCTTGAAGCAGGTCAGCCACCGGCTTCATAAcgatatcatacaaagtgctcaagcaTTTGTTTTGTTGGATGGCAAGTTGAAGGGTGTCTTCTTTAGGTTTCTCATCCACATTTGAAGGGCTCAAaacaccaagttgtgtatagacaccgaGCATAAACGACGCAAAGGACTGGCTAGCtccactattctctgaaacaaaacctttgagtttactttgtcttaactgaacttgttttccttcggacacaacccaaagattgacATCAGCTTtgtccactgcctgaaagacggtgtttgatggaacgttttctaaaacttttaaaaaacgtttcatCCGAATTGATGAAGACTTAGCAGTGACTGCTAAATTTTCATCGCCTGTCTTGTGCTGACTTGTTGCACCACAAAAACTAGATTCCATAAGGTCGGAcagagcttgagctcgtcctttctcagcaacaaataaggcttcaTCTATATTACCTTGTTCTAGGAGAACTCTGCACAAACCCCTATACGCCCTTTGATACTGAgttcgaaaattaactttccactcatctttagattttagaagtactctcaaggaattgaataagtTTATGCTAGCTTGGTAATGTTCAACGGCTTTTGGCAGTCCACCCTGCAACTCAGAAACGCATCCTAATGAACAATAGGTCATTGCCTCCAAGTATTTGTCTTCGACCCCTTGAGCAATTTTAAGCGCTAGGTTGTATGACTCGTTAGCCTTTATCAAATCTTTCTCAGTTTGATAAATACGACCAATATTAACGTAGgctttaccctccccatgcttgtcccctacttctttagctattttaagatgtaggttgtggtactctatggctttttttaaatcacccagactaaaataagcattgccaagattgccacaggcactaccctccccatgcttgtttcctacttctttagctattataagatctaggttgtggtactctatggctgttttgaaatcactcagattgtgataagcattgccaagattgccataagcacatCCCTCCTgatgcttgtctcctacttctgtagcaattttaagatgtaatttgtggtactctatggcttttttgaaatcacttagACGGAGATAAGCATTGCCtagattgccataagcaccaccctccccatgcttgtctcctacttcttttgctattttaagatctaggttgtggtactctatggctgttttgaaatcacccaTACTAAAATAAgtattgccaagattgccataagcaacaccctccccatgcttgtctcctacttctttagctattataagatgtaggttgtggtactctatggctgttttgaaatcacccagactaaaataagcactgccaagattgccataagcagtaccctccccatgcttgtctcctacttctttagctattttaagatgtaggttgtggtactctatggctttttttaaatcacccagacattgataagcattgccaagattgccattagcaccaccctccccatgcttgtctcctacttctttagctattttaagatgaaGTTTATGGTACTCtttggcttttttgaaatcacccagactaaaataagcaatgccaagactgccataagtaccaccctccccatgcttgtctcctacttctttagctattttaagatgtacgTTGTGGTACTCGAtggcttttttcaaatcaccgagacggcgataagcattgccaagattgccataagcaacaccctccccatgcttgtctcctacttctgtagcaattttaagatgtagtttgtggtactctatggctgttttgaaatcactcagacggaaataagcattgccaagattgcagTAAGCAACACTCTCCCCATGCTTGTgtcctacttctttagctattttaagatgtaggttgttgTAATCTATGGCTTTTTTCGAATCACCCACACtgccataagcattgccaagattgccataagtaacaccctccccatgcttgtctcctacttcttttgctattttaagacgtaggttgtggtactctatggcttttttgaaatcacccagaccaaaataagcattgccaagattgccataagcaccgccctccccatgcttgtctcctacttctttagctattttaagatgtaggttgtggtactctatggcttttttgaaatcacccagactgccataagcattgccgagattgccatgagcaccaccctccccatgcttgtctcctacttctttagctatttcaagatctaggttgtggtactctatggctgttttgaaatcacccagactaaaataagcttcgccaagattgccataagcagcaccctccccatgcttgtctcctacttctttagctattttaagatgtaggttgtggtactctatggctgttttgaaatcacccagactaaaataagcttcgccaagattgccataagcagcaccctccccatgcttgtctcctacttctttagctattttaagatctaggttgtggtactctatggcttcttCTCCCCAATTATAGAGGtctatgactttcttgacatcacctgaacttgcactacCATGATTATGactaataggatctttttcctccatggacttatctcccacttctctgacagactgaagtcttaatgacaacaagatcctattgtttttgtcaatcttctttgtgttaagggttaaaaaggtGGACAAAAcgaaaagattatttttctcatcatgttggtatgtaatagtccatttttacagttgcgtgcttggttgTAAAGCCTCTGAACAAGAGTGatggctaagggtgaccttgttatgataaaaacattgcttcttttcaaatgcaaattactttgttataaTTGTCACTAGAtgctggtctctatcacaacaaggtccccttcagcctcactccaaatcaaaggttTGGCAACTAGgtacacaactataaaatggTCTATTAGGAGGGCTTGTGTGAAAGGTTTTATCAACATTTAGTCAGTTATGAAGTAAATGTAcactggaaaaattttttttcctgtgtgcAGCCTCAAAATTTAACGCAAAATATCTAGATTTAATCTCTTGTTTCCAAAAACTGGGGAGCACctgctcaatttttaaattaatatagctttaacatcagatgaatgttttacagcagtggaagaaaCAAGTCTACAACACAAATACGTGCctttaaaaattgtatttgtcCATAGGAAAACATGACGAAAGTTTCCAGGTCTTtaagtagttgaaaaggttaaattcaagaaaatctGCATAGGATATGAACACATTACCAagctttttgttctggcttgTTTTAGAGAGATCTGATCTACCCACGTACTATGTATAAATTGGGTGAATATttgacttttaaccctttaactcccatgagtgaccaagagagaatttctccttatgagagcaatacaatatcatcaaataagtgttgagagtaaagaaaaatatcaatttgggaataattagttgatccaatactgaattctctgaactaacattacaagaattgtactgttgacagtaaggataattacaaatttggtttGTGAATTAAAGGGTTATCTAAACTAATGTATCAGTTATTGGCATGGATAGTAAAACTAATTcaaattggctaaaaggagTAATTATAAGTCACAAGGTAATAACTTTTCCCATGTTTTTTAATCACACACTCTTATAGTATGAGCTGACAAGTTCCCACCAtaattaatacccttctttgttaattttctcccttaaaacatcaaattatggACACTTTTTCAATTATATCCatggttaaaaatgaaagattccttcaaaggatacagctagtcccttatcacaccaagttattgcttcttcaaatctcttcaattcaacacaAGCAGTGGTTCCTATAGGCAACAACGTAAAGAAGCATATTATTACTGTAGCTACCTCACTCAGTGATCGAGCTTAAAGAACTAAAATACTTgtgctgaaattttgctttgcattctgcattgagttcttcatccACCTCAAAATAACATTCTCATCATAATTAATGAAAAGTAGTTGCGTAGcagtcaagagctggattcaaatgtacataAGGGTGGTCTTgacctcttaattaaagtcaattgagacaagattgaGCTTCATCTAATCTCAACTCTAACCTTAGAGTGTTgagttattcttttattattattattattattataccacagctaacatatctaacctctaacaattgccttaaggaaagttggatttaactcaatggctgcttctgcatcccttagtgactcctggtgatttcctgttatcaaaataaatatctctgattatATAGCCATACATGTAGCAAACCAACCACCACTCCATTAcaataattttgggaaaaacttgCGATGCTCACtgatatctggggtaagaggttacttctttgtatattttCGAGGCCTATTAAGATAAGATGTATATTTTTCTGTGCATGCATTAAAAATTATCACCTATCTCAGAAAACTACTGATGACAACTCAatagcttcaaaagaaaaaaaaatgcatattaaagctctcaccatcttaccaagtttaaaatgtgcaatagccctgttgttgtgcagtttggcTTTGAGTTCTTTctcattgcagttcattttaattcctttggtgtaaaaatgaatagcattgatgaaatctcctttcttgaaggcctcattaccctcattcctATAAACATCTGGtgtggctgcaaagaaaaaataaaaaataattgtgtCAAAGTCTGTGGTTATAGTCAATAATTATCTGTGGTTGTAGTTAATTAGTGTATGAGcagagctgccaagatctggagatttaaaatctgaagatttttccttttgtgcCAGCTGCCACTTTTGCGCCTGCCTGACTTGACCCATCCCCTGAAAAGCTTAGAAGATGTGTgcagacccccccccccacccccttcacAGGACACACCCCATTCAGTAAATTCATTGGTTGAAagctcaaccaatcagactcagttgctgttgtggttgttgtttggAAGAAAGTGTAATCCCTACTTTGAAACAATCTAAGTGCAAtcaagaaaattataataagaaCCCTTAAATGTTAACAAAAGGCAAGATAACCTTAGATGTGGGAAATCTGGAGTTCAAATGTTATGTTTCTGTGTGGAACTGACCCGAATCCTCTTTTATCTTAAAGGTTTGATGACCCATATGGCAGACCCAGAGTCTTGTTCCGTGTCTGTGAGACTCCCTGCCAATCAGGGAGGGTTGGCATATTATAAGTGTAGAAGAGTCTACTGCCTTTTAAGACATTAAGATAGCTAGTTATTAAGGCACTAAGATCCAAATGTTGCAATCATAAAAAACCAGAGCAATATTACTCATAGAAAAATAGTTATCATATAAAT
It encodes the following:
- the LOC136276906 gene encoding tetratricopeptide repeat protein 28-like produces the protein MAKERSPIKVPSENEDLPDKENAPDFDEDTLQATPDVYRNEGNEAFKKGDFINAIHFYTKGIKMNCNEKELKAKLHNNRAIAHFKLGNHQESLRDAEAAIELNPTFLKAIVRGTTACVELKRFEEAITWCDKGLAIDKNNRILLSLRLQSVREVGDKSMEEKDPISHNHGSASSGDVKKVIDLYNWGEEAIEYHNLDLKIAKEVGDKHGEGAAYGNLGEAYFSLGDFKTAIEYHNLHLKIAKEVGDKHGEGAAYGNLGEAYFSLGDFKTAIEYHNLDLEIAKEVGDKHGEGGAHGNLGNAYGSLGDFKKAIEYHNLHLKIAKEVGDKHGEGGAYGNLGNAYFGLGDFKKAIEYHNLRLKIAKEVGDKHGEGVTYGNLGNAYGSVGDSKKAIDYNNLHLKIAKEVGHKHGESVAYCNLGNAYFRLSDFKTAIEYHKLHLKIATEVGDKHGEGVAYGNLGNAYRRLGDLKKAIEYHNVHLKIAKEVGDKHGEGGTYGSLGIAYFSLGDFKKAKEYHKLHLKIAKEVGDKHGEGGANGNLGNAYQCLGDLKKAIEYHNLHLKIAKEVGDKHGEGTAYGNLGSAYFSLGDFKTAIEYHNLHLIIAKEVGDKHGEGVAYGNLGNTYFSMGDFKTAIEYHNLDLKIAKEVGDKHGEGGAYGNLGNAYLRLSDFKKAIEYHKLHLKIATEVGDKHQEGCAYGNLGNAYHNLSDFKTAIEYHNLDLIIAKEVGNKHGEGSACGNLGNAYFSLGDLKKAIEYHNLHLKIAKEVGDKHGEGKAYVNIGRIYQTEKDLIKANESYNLALKIAQGVEDKYLEAMTYCSLGCVSELQGGLPKAVEHYQASINLFNSLRVLLKSKDEWKVNFRTQYQRAYRGLCRVLLEQGNIDEALFVAEKGRAQALSDLMESSFCGATSQHKTGDENLAVTAKSSSIRMKRFLKVLENVPSNTVFQAVDKADVNLWVVSEGKQVQLRQSKLKGFVSENSGASQSFASFMLGVYTQLGVLSPSNVDEKPKEDTLQLAIQQNKCLSTLYDIVMKPVADLLQGDELVIIPDGPLWLAPYAALKDGNSKYLCESFRIRIAPSLTSLRLIADCPDDYHKSSGALLVGNPWVAEVTDSKGEKLLEQLPRAEEEVEMIGKILNITPITGREATKREVLKRLSSVSLVHFAAHGCMETGEIALTPDPDRTSTVPTRKEDYILTIRDVSNVQLRAKLVVLSCCHSGRGEIKAEGVVGIARAFMGAGARSVVVSLWAIDDKATLEFMKCFYRHLAESEPASESLNLAMRSLRESDQFRDMKHWAPFLLIGDDVTFDFMAKERENLNTELNK